In the genome of Pangasianodon hypophthalmus isolate fPanHyp1 chromosome 23, fPanHyp1.pri, whole genome shotgun sequence, one region contains:
- the cldnk gene encoding claudin k, translating into MATTGMQLLGLVMSIIGWVGGFLVCVLPMWRVTAFIGNNIVTAQITWEGLWMNCIVQSTGEIQCKVYDSMLALPSDMQAARGLTVLSILLCTLSLALGVLGIKCTKCVGQPSLEARLARISGILFAIAGFLYLVPVCWTAHSIIKDFYNPYVAAPHKRELGPALYLGWGGSGLLLIGGSLLYAGSSPPGIPSSPTFSSGESSPRRAGGSTQVKGYV; encoded by the coding sequence ATGGCGACGACGGGCATGCAGCTCCTGGGATTGGTCATGTCCATCATCGGCTGGGTGGGCGGCttcctggtgtgtgtgctgcCCATGTGGCGCGTCACGGCCTTCATCGGTAACAACATTGTGACGGCGCAGATCACGTGGGAGGGCTTGTGGATGAACTGCATCGTGCAGAGTACTGGCGAGATCCAGTGCAAGGTGTACGACAGTATGCTGGCGCTACCCAGTGACATGCAGGCGGCGCGTGGCCTCACCGTGCTCTCCATCCTGCTCTGCACCCTGTCGCTGGCCCTCGGCGTACTGGGCATCAAGTGCACCAAGTGTGTGGGTCAGCCGAGCTTGGAGGCGCGGCTGGCTCGCATTTCCGGTATACTCTTCGCCATTGCAGGGTTCCTCTACCTCGTGCCTGTGTGCTGGACGGCCCACTCCATCATCAAGGATTTCTACAACCCATATGTGGCGGCGCCGCACAAGCGTGAACTCGGCCCTGCGCTCTACCTGGGCTGGGGAGGCTCGGGCCTGCTGCTCATCGGCGGATCGCTGCTCTACGCTGGCTCCAGCCCACCTGGCATCCCCTCATCACCTACCTTCAGCAGCGGAGAGAGCAGCCCACGCCGGGCCGGGGGAAGCACGCAGGTCAAAGGTTACGTTTAA
- the btr02 gene encoding bloodthirsty-related gene family, member 2, with the protein MASTFSLLSEKHFLCSLCEDIFSNPVTTPCGHSFCKVCLRKYWSRSGSGKCPLCRKAFVSKPHLSVNRILADVTEHYRKSRIDGKLKSVSVGGLLNDTYVQVEKTNTEVGHMIEERIQKMDKLKQSLKLLKSSCLREVQESHRVFSALLSAVEAAHKAVVAEVEEKQQEAEKRVDQLMKQLENEIAELKSGQTTPEDLLDSKEHLRKSFIHLPREMRDWSKVTLETDLCVGFTRKAVSDFINTVRTEANKLSKAELKRLQIYTVEIRLSPRTAHTHLSISDDRKQVRHTTKQQEVPENPKRFERVTNVMSKEAFQSGRHYWEVEVGDKTDWDLGVAKHSVNRKGKFTVSPANGFWMLSRRNGNQYTANTVPPTCLSLTSKPRKVAIYLDYEGGRVSFFCPESGIHIHTFTDKFTERLHPIFNPGRLRGGNNAAPLIITTNFCTI; encoded by the exons ATGGCTTCCACCTTTAGCCTCCTGTCAGAGAAGCACTTCCTGTGCTCGCTGTGTGAGGACATCTTCAGCAATCCGGTCACAACACCGTGTGGTCACAGCTTCTGTAAAGTGTGTCTGCGCAAATACTGGAGCCGCTCTGGCTCGGGTAAATGTCCTCTCTGCCGCAAGGCCTTCGTCTCCAAACCTCATCTCAGCGTGAATCGTATACTGGCAGATGTTACAGAGCATTACAGGAAATCACGGATAGATGGAAAACTGAAATCTGTCAGTGTGGGCGGACTCTTAAATGATACT TATGTGCAGGtagagaaaacaaacacagaggtGGGGCACATGATCGAAGAGAGGATTCAGAAAATGGACAAACTCAAGCAGTCTCTTAAACTCCTAAAG AGCTCGTGTCTGCGGGAGGTGCAGGAGAGTCATAGGGTCTTCTCTGCCCTCCTCAGTGCGGTGGAGGCGGCCCACAAAGCAGTGGTGGCGGAGGTGGAGGAGAAACAGCAAGAGGCTGAGAAACGAGTGGACCAACTCATGAAACAGCTGGAGAACGAGATCGCTGAGCTGAAAAGTGGACAGACAACACCTGAGGATCTTCTAGATAGCAAGGAGCATCTTAGAAAG AGTTTCATTCATTTACCCAGAGAGATGAGGGACTGGTCAAAGGTCACACTAGAGACAGACCTGTGTGTAGGATTCACCAGGAAAGCTGTGAGTGATTTCATCAACACCGTCAGGACGGAGGCTAACAAACTCTCGAAAGCAG AGCTGAAGAGGCTGCAGATATACACGG TGGAGATCAGACTGAGCCCTCGCACCGCTCACACCCACCTCTCCATCTCGGATGACAGGAAGCAGGTCAGACACACCACCAAGCAGCAGGAGGTCCCTGAAAATCCCAAAAGGTTTGAACGTGTGACCAATGTGATGTCCAAGGAAGCCTTCCAGTCAGGTAGACACTACTGGGAAGTGGAAGTAGGAGACAAGACGGACTGGGACCTCGGCGTGGCCAAGCACTCTGTTAACAGGAAGGGGAAATTTACCGTCAGTCCTGCAAACGGCTTCTGGATGCTCAGCCGGAGGAACGGAAATCAGTACACGGCCAACACGGTGCCACcgacctgtctgtctctcacctccAAACCCAGAAAGGTGGCCATTTATCTGGACTACGAGGGAGGGCGTGTGTCCTTCTTCTGTCCTGAGTCGGGGATTCATATCCACACATTTACAGACAAGTTTACTGAAAGACTTCACCCTATTTTTAACCCCGGACGACTGCGTGGAGGCAACAACGCTGCGCCGctcatcatcaccaccaacTTCTGCACCATCTAA